CTAATGAAAGGCGGACACGGCTCTTTGCATTCGACTGGAAGTCACAAAAGAGGTTTCGGTATGACTACGACTTTGGCGACAACTGGAGGCATGAAGTCGTCGTAGAAAAACTCAGCCAGATTGAAGAAGGGGTCCGCTATCCCAAATGTATCGGCGGCGAGCGCGCCTGCCCGCCGGAGGATGTCGGCGGCATCTCGGGCTATGGCGATTTTCTGCAAGCCATCGGCGACCCGATGGACGAAGAACATGAGTCTACGTTGATGTGGGTTGGCGGCGCTTTCAACCCGGAATTCTTCAGTAGAGATGACGCGAACGCGAAACTATGGAAGACGTTTCGTAAGTGATCCACATCCGAAGGGGTTTTCATTCTGTCTGCGTTTTTAGTAAGCCGCTCAAGGTGCGCGATACCTATTGGCGCGAATAAGACGATTCGTGCCAAAACAGAATAGGTTTTTGGCGCGAATAGAGCTATTCGCGCCAATAGTAGTTTTAGTGAAACCGACCTGAAATCAAGTAAGTCATGGAGTTGATGTACCTGAAAGACTAGCAGATGGGATTGAAGAGGCTATGAGATCGGTAAACATTGCGGATTTGAAGAACAACTTGAGCCGTTACCTCGACGAGGTGCGGCAGGGAGAGGAAGTGTTGGTCTGGAACCGCAACCTACCCATTGCCAAGATTGTCCCGCTCTCGACAGGTGACGAGGAGGAAGAACTGCTGGATTTAGCCGCACAGGGACTCCTGAGCCTGCCGGAAAAAACCAAAGGCTTTCCGAAAGACTTTTTCACTGCCCCTCTGCCGAAGGTCAAAGTGGATGCCCTGAAACTGCTTCGAGAGGAACGGGATGATAGGTAGCCGTGCCTTCTCCGACAGTGGCGCCATCATCCCAATCTATCTGTACAACTTGCCTCAAGACGCAGGCGTTTATATACCAGGCGGAAGTAAGACGAAATCGGGTATTATCGGGTATGTTATCGGGTATGGACAGTTTTGAATCACAACAGTTCATTGATTTTCAGCCTTCTCATCCAAGTCAACAAACGGGAAACATTCGACCTGTTTCGACGACAAACGGGTCAAGCGATGAGAGGGCTCTGCAACTATTCTCGGAGTGATTTCTTAGCTGATCGCCGACCGTCGTAGGAAAAGAACGTATGTCAACAAAAGGACTGCCACCTGTGGAGTTTCTTTCCACAACTCGAGTGGGCAAGAAGGGGCGACTGACCTTGCCCAAAGCTTATCGCGACGCCACAGGTCTTGCGCCGGGCGCGCCGGTGGCAATACTGAGAATCGGCGACGGCCTGATCCTGATGCCGGAGCAGGCGAGGGTCGAAGA
The Acidobacteriota bacterium genome window above contains:
- a CDS encoding plasmid pRiA4b ORF-3 family protein, with protein sequence MEVTMAKLQHRTPPRILQLKITLMDSEPAIWRRVLVADQITLYQLHQVIQIIMGWTNSHLHLFDIDDKLYSLPEFGLDDWGEPVANERRTRLFAFDWKSQKRFRYDYDFGDNWRHEVVVEKLSQIEEGVRYPKCIGGERACPPEDVGGISGYGDFLQAIGDPMDEEHESTLMWVGGAFNPEFFSRDDANAKLWKTFRK
- a CDS encoding AbrB/MazE/SpoVT family DNA-binding domain-containing protein; protein product: MSTKGLPPVEFLSTTRVGKKGRLTLPKAYRDATGLAPGAPVAILRIGDGLILMPEQARVEDLCDSIRGALDGLNVAEADLQQTLPEARRHVLARRYPNLMGDAVATRKTRR
- a CDS encoding type II toxin-antitoxin system prevent-host-death family antitoxin, translated to MRSVNIADLKNNLSRYLDEVRQGEEVLVWNRNLPIAKIVPLSTGDEEEELLDLAAQGLLSLPEKTKGFPKDFFTAPLPKVKVDALKLLREERDDR